A region from the Corylus avellana chromosome ca7, CavTom2PMs-1.0 genome encodes:
- the LOC132186135 gene encoding 1-phosphatidylinositol-3-phosphate 5-kinase FAB1B isoform X1, giving the protein MDAPDKTFSELVGKVKSWIPRRSEPANVSRDFWMPDQSCRVCYECDSQFTIFNRRHHCRLCGRVFCARCTENSIPAPSGDLRTAREEWEKIRVCNYCFKQWEHGRDTLRNGIQAANQDLSTSPSATSLASTKSSGTANSNSITLGSMQYSVDPYQQVQCSSGLSPRQSSLMEASTDRQGELASGRSEELVSDVGNPNQYGFSMNSRSDDDDDEYGVYRSDSETRHFPQVNDYYGQVDFDELSNDDGSHKIHPDRENNGAKSLSSSPLHHSFDSQGLEGIPLLGKKDEHDIGDECESHSSIYAAQDVDTEPVDFENNGLLWLPPEPEDEEDDKEAGLFDDDDDDGDAAGEWSYLRTSSSFGSGESRTRDRSSEEHKKAMKNVVDGHFRALVAQLLQVENLSIDDEDDKESWLEIITYLSWEAATLLKPDMSKGGGMDPGGYVKVKCIASGRRSESVVVKGVVCKKNVAHRRMTSKIERPRILILGGALEYQRVSNLLSSFDTLLQQEMDHLKMAVAKIDAHHPDVLLVEKSVSRHAQEYLLAKDISLVLNIKKPLLERIARCTGAQMVPSIDHLSSQKLGYCDAFHVEKVLEDHGSAGQGGKKLVKTLMYFEGCPKPLGCTILLRGANGDELKKVKHVVQYGIFAAYHLALETSFLADEGASLPEIPLNSPIAVALPDKSSSIERSISTVPGFCVSDGKSQGPQQIGEPRRSNSAPTSDAPSISNAQTCLPNGSITRSTESTSDLINYSAFTSFAPSGYGSPDSYLNRLSPYHTFDDKIKMGFKESQVAETSAANNSSAVTDNHLAVNGFAFSLGQDVIAKDFYNGHIAMAANQLGSSEISSLQEDNKNHPEEQGPLKEDHVPLKEEFPPSPSDHQSILVSLSSRCIWKGTVCERSHLFRIKYYGSFDKPLGRFLRDHLFDQSYQCRSCGMPSEAHVHCYTHRQGTLTISVKRLGEILLPGEREGKIWMWHRCLRCPRTHGFPPATRRVVMSDAAWGLSFGKFLELSFSNHAAASRVASCGHSLHRDCLRFYGFGKMVACFRYASIDVHSVYLPPPKLDFNYENQDWIRKETDEVVDRAELLFSEVLNALCQIEKKRSGTGSLHSGMKTPGSKRRIAELEGMLQKEKAEFEESLQKTLNTETKKGPPVIDILEINRLRRQLLFQSYMWDYRLIYAVSLDKSNLQDGLSISSSEHVEKPLVSSDKLTEVNVANMPEKGFSSCDSLPVEAKLNKGPEQRGGYSSDTNLSDAVHQEKDMGQDQSDPLKPEHVHRTLSDGQFPIMANLSDTLDAAWIGENHTGVGIPKDSTSTLPDLAMAEASTTPAVVDGLNLENQPEEQNDTKVALALSPVLSTKNPDSIEDSVSWLGMPFLNFYRSFNKNFLASAQKLDTLSEYNPIYTSSFRQLELQGGARLLLPVGVNDTVIPVYDDEPTSVISYALVSPEYHIQLADEGERTKDGADLVASFPLSDSMNSQSLFSVDDIVSEYHRSLGSSDESILSMSGSRSSLALDPLSYTKALHARVSFGDDGPLGKVKYSVTCYFAKRFEALRKICCPSEIDFIRSLSRCKKWGAQGGKSNVFFAKTLDERFIIKQVTKTELESFIKFAPGYFKYLSESIDSGSPTCLAKILGIYQVTSKHVKGGKESKMDVLVMENLLFGRNVTRLYDLKGSSRSRYNPDSSGSNKVLLDQNLIEAMPTAPIFVGNKAKRLLERAVWNDTSFLASIDVMDYSLLVGVDEEKHELVLGIIDFMRQYTWDKHLETWVKASGILGGSKNSSPTVISPKQYKKRFRKAMTTYFLMVPDQWSPPSIIPSKSQSDLCEENTQGGTSVG; this is encoded by the exons ATGGATGCTCCGGACAAGACGTTTTCTGAGCTAGTTGGCAAGGTGAAATCGTGGATCCCTCGGCGATCTGAGCCAGCAAATGTGTCGAGGGATTTTTGGATGCCTGATCAGAGCTGTAGGGTATGCTACGAATGTGATTCTCAGTTCACGATATTTAACCGTAGACACCATTGTCGACTTTGTGGCCGAGTTTTCTGTGCTAGGTGTACGGAAAATTCAATTCCTGCCCCATCTGGTGACTTAAGGACTGCCAGGGAAGAGTGGGAGAAGATTCGGGTATGTAACTATTGTTTCAAGCAATGGGAGCATGGCAGAGATACTCTTCGTAATGGGATCCAGGCTGCCAACCAGGATCTTAGTACTTCGCCATCAGCAACAAGTTTGGCCAGCACTAAATCTAGTGGCACTGCAAACAGTAATAGCATTACACTTGGCTCAATGCAATACTCAGTTGATCCTTATCAGCAAGTTCAATGCAGTTCAGGCCTCAGCCCACGTCAATCGTCTTTGATGGAAGCAAGCACAGATAGGCAGGGTGAATTAGCTTCAGGTAGGAGCGAAGAACTTGTTTCAGATGTAGGGAATCCAAACCAATATGGATTCTCAATGAACAG TAGGAgtgatgatgacgatgatgagTACGGTGTATATCGGTCAGATTCTGAAACAAGGCACTTTCCTCAAGTCAATGATTATTACGGTCAAGTTGACTTTGATGAGCTAAGCAATGATGATGGATCACATAAGATCCATCCTGATAGAGAAAACAACGGAGCAAAGAGTTTAAGCAGCTCTCCATTACATCACAGCTTTGATTCACAGGGTTTGGAAGGAATCCCACTGCTAGGGAAAAAAGATGAACATGATATTGGTGATGAGTGTGAATCACATTCCTCTATATATGCTGCACAGGATGTTGACACAGAACCTGTGGATTTTGAGAACAATGGACTTCTCTGGCTGCCACCTGAGccagaagatgaagaagatgacaaGGAAGCAGGTCTGTttgatgacgatgatgatgatggtgatgctGCAGGAGAGTGGAGCTATTTACGGACCTCGAGCAGTTTTGGGAGTGGGGAGTCTCGCACTAGGGATAGGTCAAGTGAGGAGCACAAGAAGGCTATGAAGAATGTGGTTGATGGGCATTTTAGGGCTCTGGTAGCTCAGCTACTGCAGGTTGAGAACCTTTCcatagatgatgaagatgacaaAGAGAGTTGGTTGGAGATTATAACATATCTATCCTGGGAGGCTGCTACGCTTTTAAAGCCAGATATGAGCAAAGGTGGAGGGATGGACCCAGGTGGATACGTAAAAGTAAAATGCATAGCCTCTGGACGTCGTAGTGAGAG TGTGGTGGTCAAAGGAGTTGTTTGTAAGAAAAATGTGGCTCACCGGCGAATGACTTCAAAAATAGAGAGACCTCGCATATTGATACTAGGGGGGGCTCTTGAGTACCAGCGGGTTTCTAACCTCTTGTCAAGTTTTGATACTCTGCTGCAGCAG GAAATGGACCATCTAAAGATGGCAGTTGCAAAGATAGATGCCCACCACCCTGATGTTCTTTTGGTAGAGAAATCTGTTTCTCGACATGCACAGGAGTATCTTCTTGCAAAAGACATATCACTTGTTCTCAACATCAAGAAGCCACTTTTGGAGCGCATTGCCCGTTGCACAGGTGCTCAAATGGTGCCTTCAATTGATCATCTTTCATCACAGAAGTTGGGCTACTGTGATGCATTTCATGTGGAGAAGGTTCTAGAAGATCATGGATCTGCGGGACAGGGTGGGAAGAAATTGGTGAAGACACTGATGTATTTTGAAGGGTGCCCGAAGCCACTGGGTTGTACT ATTTTACTCAGAGGTGCTAATGGGGATGAGTTGAAGAAAGTGAAGCATGTGGTTCAGTATGGAATTTTTGCAGCGTATCACTTGGCTTTGGAGACTTCTTTTCTTGCTGATGAAGGAGCCTCTCTGCCAGAAATCCCGTTGAATTCTCCAATAGCTGTTGCACTTCCAGATAAATCATCGAGCATTGAGAGATCCATCTCAACGGTACCTGGTTTCTGTGTTTCTGATGGAAAGTCACAGGGACCTCAACAGATTGGTGAACCACGGAGATCGAACAGTGCCCCTACCTCAGATGCCCCATCAATTAGCAATGCACAAACTTGTTTACCCAATGGATCTATTACTCGATCCACTGAATCCACTTCAGATCTGATAAACTATTCAGCTTTTACCTCCTTTGCTCCTTCAGGATATGGTTCTCCAGATTCTTACCTCAACAGACTTTCTCCTTATCATACCTTTGATGACAAAATTAAAATGGGTTTCAAAGAATCCCAAGTGGCGGAAACTTCTGCAGCAAACAACAGCTCAGCTGTCACTGATAATCATCTCGCTGTTAATGGTTTTGCATTTTCATTGGGACAGGATGTTATAGCAAAAGATTTCTACAATGGTCACATTGCAATGGCTGCAAATCAGCTTGGCAGTTCAGAGATATCATCCCTGCAAGAAGATAATAAAAACCATCCAGAAGAGCAAGGACCTTTGAAAGAAGATCATGTGCCTTTAAAAGAAGAGTTTCCTCCATCACCTTCTGATCACCAGAGCATTTTGGTATCATTATCATCCCGGTGCATATGGAAGGGGACTGTTTGTGAGAGGTCCCATCTCTTTCGAATCAAATATTATGGCAGCTTTGACAAACCTCTTGGAAGGTTTTTACGGGACCATTTGTTTGATCAG AGTTACCAATGTCGTTCTTGTGGTATGCCATCAGAAGCCCATGTTCACTGCTATACTCATAGACAGGGTACCCTCACCATATCTGTTAAGAGGCTAGGAGAAATTCTCTTACCAGGTGAAAGGGAAGGAAAGATCTGGATGTGGCACAGATGCCTACGGTGTCCAAGGACCCATGGTTTTCCTCCAGCAACTCGGAGAGTAGTGATGTCTGATGCTGCCTGGGGTTTATCTTTTGGGAAATTTTTGGAGCTCAGCTTTTCAAACCATGCAGCTGCAAGCAGGGTGGCAAGTTGTGGCCATTCTTTACATAGAGATTGTCTTCGTTTCTATGG ATTTGGGAAAATGGTTGCTTGCTTTCGATATGCATCGATTGATGTTCATTCTGTCTACCTTCCACCACCCAAGCTAGACTTTAACTATGAAAATCAGGACTGGATACGAAAGGAAACAGATGAG GTGGTTGACCGTGCGGAGCTTCTGTTTTCTGAAGTACTTAATGCTCTTTGccaaatagaaaagaaaagatctgGTACGGGATCGCTTCATAGTGGCATGAAAACCCCTGGAAGCAAGCGCAGAATTGCAGAACTAGAAGGAATGTTACAAAAGGAGAAGGCAGAATTCGAG GAATCACTCCAAAAAACCTTGAACACAGAAACCAAAAAGGGGCCACCTGTTATTGACATTCTTGAGATCAATCGACTGCGGAGGCAGTTACTTTTTCAGTCTTATATGTGGGACTATCGCCTGATTTATGCCGTCAGTTTAGATAAGAGCAACCTTCAGGATGGTTTAAGCATCTCAAGTTCAGAACATGTGGAGAAACCCCTTGTTAGTAGTGATAAGCTCACGGAAGTGAATGTGGCCAACATGCCAGAGAAAGGCTTTTCTAGCTGTGACTCTCTTCCTGTGGAAGCAAAGCTTAACAAAGGCCCTGAGCAGAGAGGAGGATATAGTAGTGACACTAACCTGTCTGATGCAGTTCATCAAGAAAAAGACATGGGTCAAGATCAATCTGACCCTTTAAAGCCAGAACATGTTCATAGGACCCTCTCTGATGGGCAGTTCCCTATCATGGCAAATTTGTCAGATACCCTTGATGCTGCATGGATAGGTGAAAATCACACCGGAGTTGGAATACCAAAGGATAGTACCAGTACACTTCCTGATTTGGCTATGGCAGAAGCTTCAACCACCCCTGCAGTGGTGGATGGATTGAATTTAGAGAATCAACCAGAAGAGCAAAATGACACCAAGGTTGCCCTTGCTCTTTCACCTGTACTGTCCACCAAGAACCCAGATAGCATTGAAGACTCTGTAAGCTGGTTAGGAATGCCTTTCTTGAACTTCTACCGTTCGTTCAACAAGAATTTTTTAGCTAGCGCTCAGAAGCTTGATACACTGAGTGAGTATAATCCAATCTACACTTCATCCTTTCGGCAGTTGGAACTCCAAGGTGGGGCTAGGCTGCTTCTTCCTGTCGGTGTTAATGATACTGTCATTCCAGTATATGATGATGAACCAACAAGTGTTATATCTTATGCTTTAGTGTCACCAGAATATCATATTCAACTGGCTGATGAGGGTGAAAGGACAAAAGATGGTGCCGATTTAGTGGCTTCCTTTCCTCTTTCTGATTCAATGAATTCCCAATCGCTCTTTTCTGTTGATGACATAGTCTCTGAGTATCATAGAAGTCTTGGGTCTTCAGATGAAAGCATTTTATCCATGTCTGGATCTCGTAGCTCCCTGGCTTTAGACCCACTCTCATATACAAAGGCATTGCATGCCAGAGTTTCTTTTGGAGATGACGGCCCACTTGGTAAGGTGAAATATTCTGTGACTTGTTACTTCGCAAAGCGTTTTGAAGCCTTAAGGAAGATTTGTTGTCCTTCTGAGATTGATTTCATAAGGTCTCTTAGTCGCTGTAAAAAGTGGGGTGCTCAGGGTGGCAAGAGCAATGTCTTCTTTGCAAAAACCTTGGATGAGAGATTTATCATTAAACAAGTCACCAAGACAGAGTTGGAATCGTTTATAAAGTTTGCTCCTGGATATTTCAAGTACCTATCTGAATCAATTGACTCAGGAAGTCCAACATGCCTGGCAAAGATTCTGGGAATCTATCAG GTAACTTCTAAGCATGTTAAAGGAGGGAAAGAATCAAAGATGGATGTTCTAGTGATGGAGAATCTTCTGTTTGGAAGGAATGTAACACGGCTTTATGATCTTAAAGGATCTTCTCGATCTCGGTATAATCCTGATTCCAGTGGCAGCAACAAAGTTCTGTTGGATCAGAACTTGATTGAAGCAATGCCAACTGCCCCTATTTTTGTTGGAAACAAAGCAAAGCGATTGTTGGAAAGAGCTGTTTGGAATGATACCTCGTTTCTGGCA TCAATTGATGTAATGGATTACTCACTACTGGTTGGGGTGGATGAAGAGAAGCATGAGTTAGTTCTTGGGATCATTGATTTCATGAGGCAATATACATGGGACAAGCATCTCGAAACATGGGTAAAGGCTTCAGGCATCCTTGGTGGGTCAAAGAACTCTTCTCCAACTGTAATTTCCCCCAAGCAATACAAGAAAAGGTTCAGGAAAGCAATGACTACGTATTTTCTGATGGTCCCAGATCAATGGTCGCCACCATCTATTATTCCAAGCAAATCCCAGTCTGACTTATGTGAAGAGAACACACAAGGTGGGACCTCCGTTGGATGA
- the LOC132186135 gene encoding 1-phosphatidylinositol-3-phosphate 5-kinase FAB1B isoform X2 produces MDAPDKTFSELVGKVKSWIPRRSEPANVSRDFWMPDQSCRVCYECDSQFTIFNRRHHCRLCGRVFCARCTENSIPAPSGDLRTAREEWEKIRVCNYCFKQWEHGRDTLRNGIQAANQDLSTSPSATSLASTKSSGTANSNSITLGSMQYSVDPYQQVQCSSGLSPRQSSLMEASTDRQGELASGRSEELVSDVGNPNQYGFSMNRSDDDDDEYGVYRSDSETRHFPQVNDYYGQVDFDELSNDDGSHKIHPDRENNGAKSLSSSPLHHSFDSQGLEGIPLLGKKDEHDIGDECESHSSIYAAQDVDTEPVDFENNGLLWLPPEPEDEEDDKEAGLFDDDDDDGDAAGEWSYLRTSSSFGSGESRTRDRSSEEHKKAMKNVVDGHFRALVAQLLQVENLSIDDEDDKESWLEIITYLSWEAATLLKPDMSKGGGMDPGGYVKVKCIASGRRSESVVVKGVVCKKNVAHRRMTSKIERPRILILGGALEYQRVSNLLSSFDTLLQQEMDHLKMAVAKIDAHHPDVLLVEKSVSRHAQEYLLAKDISLVLNIKKPLLERIARCTGAQMVPSIDHLSSQKLGYCDAFHVEKVLEDHGSAGQGGKKLVKTLMYFEGCPKPLGCTILLRGANGDELKKVKHVVQYGIFAAYHLALETSFLADEGASLPEIPLNSPIAVALPDKSSSIERSISTVPGFCVSDGKSQGPQQIGEPRRSNSAPTSDAPSISNAQTCLPNGSITRSTESTSDLINYSAFTSFAPSGYGSPDSYLNRLSPYHTFDDKIKMGFKESQVAETSAANNSSAVTDNHLAVNGFAFSLGQDVIAKDFYNGHIAMAANQLGSSEISSLQEDNKNHPEEQGPLKEDHVPLKEEFPPSPSDHQSILVSLSSRCIWKGTVCERSHLFRIKYYGSFDKPLGRFLRDHLFDQSYQCRSCGMPSEAHVHCYTHRQGTLTISVKRLGEILLPGEREGKIWMWHRCLRCPRTHGFPPATRRVVMSDAAWGLSFGKFLELSFSNHAAASRVASCGHSLHRDCLRFYGFGKMVACFRYASIDVHSVYLPPPKLDFNYENQDWIRKETDEVVDRAELLFSEVLNALCQIEKKRSGTGSLHSGMKTPGSKRRIAELEGMLQKEKAEFEESLQKTLNTETKKGPPVIDILEINRLRRQLLFQSYMWDYRLIYAVSLDKSNLQDGLSISSSEHVEKPLVSSDKLTEVNVANMPEKGFSSCDSLPVEAKLNKGPEQRGGYSSDTNLSDAVHQEKDMGQDQSDPLKPEHVHRTLSDGQFPIMANLSDTLDAAWIGENHTGVGIPKDSTSTLPDLAMAEASTTPAVVDGLNLENQPEEQNDTKVALALSPVLSTKNPDSIEDSVSWLGMPFLNFYRSFNKNFLASAQKLDTLSEYNPIYTSSFRQLELQGGARLLLPVGVNDTVIPVYDDEPTSVISYALVSPEYHIQLADEGERTKDGADLVASFPLSDSMNSQSLFSVDDIVSEYHRSLGSSDESILSMSGSRSSLALDPLSYTKALHARVSFGDDGPLGKVKYSVTCYFAKRFEALRKICCPSEIDFIRSLSRCKKWGAQGGKSNVFFAKTLDERFIIKQVTKTELESFIKFAPGYFKYLSESIDSGSPTCLAKILGIYQVTSKHVKGGKESKMDVLVMENLLFGRNVTRLYDLKGSSRSRYNPDSSGSNKVLLDQNLIEAMPTAPIFVGNKAKRLLERAVWNDTSFLASIDVMDYSLLVGVDEEKHELVLGIIDFMRQYTWDKHLETWVKASGILGGSKNSSPTVISPKQYKKRFRKAMTTYFLMVPDQWSPPSIIPSKSQSDLCEENTQGGTSVG; encoded by the exons ATGGATGCTCCGGACAAGACGTTTTCTGAGCTAGTTGGCAAGGTGAAATCGTGGATCCCTCGGCGATCTGAGCCAGCAAATGTGTCGAGGGATTTTTGGATGCCTGATCAGAGCTGTAGGGTATGCTACGAATGTGATTCTCAGTTCACGATATTTAACCGTAGACACCATTGTCGACTTTGTGGCCGAGTTTTCTGTGCTAGGTGTACGGAAAATTCAATTCCTGCCCCATCTGGTGACTTAAGGACTGCCAGGGAAGAGTGGGAGAAGATTCGGGTATGTAACTATTGTTTCAAGCAATGGGAGCATGGCAGAGATACTCTTCGTAATGGGATCCAGGCTGCCAACCAGGATCTTAGTACTTCGCCATCAGCAACAAGTTTGGCCAGCACTAAATCTAGTGGCACTGCAAACAGTAATAGCATTACACTTGGCTCAATGCAATACTCAGTTGATCCTTATCAGCAAGTTCAATGCAGTTCAGGCCTCAGCCCACGTCAATCGTCTTTGATGGAAGCAAGCACAGATAGGCAGGGTGAATTAGCTTCAGGTAGGAGCGAAGAACTTGTTTCAGATGTAGGGAATCCAAACCAATATGGATTCTCAATGAACAG GAgtgatgatgacgatgatgagTACGGTGTATATCGGTCAGATTCTGAAACAAGGCACTTTCCTCAAGTCAATGATTATTACGGTCAAGTTGACTTTGATGAGCTAAGCAATGATGATGGATCACATAAGATCCATCCTGATAGAGAAAACAACGGAGCAAAGAGTTTAAGCAGCTCTCCATTACATCACAGCTTTGATTCACAGGGTTTGGAAGGAATCCCACTGCTAGGGAAAAAAGATGAACATGATATTGGTGATGAGTGTGAATCACATTCCTCTATATATGCTGCACAGGATGTTGACACAGAACCTGTGGATTTTGAGAACAATGGACTTCTCTGGCTGCCACCTGAGccagaagatgaagaagatgacaaGGAAGCAGGTCTGTttgatgacgatgatgatgatggtgatgctGCAGGAGAGTGGAGCTATTTACGGACCTCGAGCAGTTTTGGGAGTGGGGAGTCTCGCACTAGGGATAGGTCAAGTGAGGAGCACAAGAAGGCTATGAAGAATGTGGTTGATGGGCATTTTAGGGCTCTGGTAGCTCAGCTACTGCAGGTTGAGAACCTTTCcatagatgatgaagatgacaaAGAGAGTTGGTTGGAGATTATAACATATCTATCCTGGGAGGCTGCTACGCTTTTAAAGCCAGATATGAGCAAAGGTGGAGGGATGGACCCAGGTGGATACGTAAAAGTAAAATGCATAGCCTCTGGACGTCGTAGTGAGAG TGTGGTGGTCAAAGGAGTTGTTTGTAAGAAAAATGTGGCTCACCGGCGAATGACTTCAAAAATAGAGAGACCTCGCATATTGATACTAGGGGGGGCTCTTGAGTACCAGCGGGTTTCTAACCTCTTGTCAAGTTTTGATACTCTGCTGCAGCAG GAAATGGACCATCTAAAGATGGCAGTTGCAAAGATAGATGCCCACCACCCTGATGTTCTTTTGGTAGAGAAATCTGTTTCTCGACATGCACAGGAGTATCTTCTTGCAAAAGACATATCACTTGTTCTCAACATCAAGAAGCCACTTTTGGAGCGCATTGCCCGTTGCACAGGTGCTCAAATGGTGCCTTCAATTGATCATCTTTCATCACAGAAGTTGGGCTACTGTGATGCATTTCATGTGGAGAAGGTTCTAGAAGATCATGGATCTGCGGGACAGGGTGGGAAGAAATTGGTGAAGACACTGATGTATTTTGAAGGGTGCCCGAAGCCACTGGGTTGTACT ATTTTACTCAGAGGTGCTAATGGGGATGAGTTGAAGAAAGTGAAGCATGTGGTTCAGTATGGAATTTTTGCAGCGTATCACTTGGCTTTGGAGACTTCTTTTCTTGCTGATGAAGGAGCCTCTCTGCCAGAAATCCCGTTGAATTCTCCAATAGCTGTTGCACTTCCAGATAAATCATCGAGCATTGAGAGATCCATCTCAACGGTACCTGGTTTCTGTGTTTCTGATGGAAAGTCACAGGGACCTCAACAGATTGGTGAACCACGGAGATCGAACAGTGCCCCTACCTCAGATGCCCCATCAATTAGCAATGCACAAACTTGTTTACCCAATGGATCTATTACTCGATCCACTGAATCCACTTCAGATCTGATAAACTATTCAGCTTTTACCTCCTTTGCTCCTTCAGGATATGGTTCTCCAGATTCTTACCTCAACAGACTTTCTCCTTATCATACCTTTGATGACAAAATTAAAATGGGTTTCAAAGAATCCCAAGTGGCGGAAACTTCTGCAGCAAACAACAGCTCAGCTGTCACTGATAATCATCTCGCTGTTAATGGTTTTGCATTTTCATTGGGACAGGATGTTATAGCAAAAGATTTCTACAATGGTCACATTGCAATGGCTGCAAATCAGCTTGGCAGTTCAGAGATATCATCCCTGCAAGAAGATAATAAAAACCATCCAGAAGAGCAAGGACCTTTGAAAGAAGATCATGTGCCTTTAAAAGAAGAGTTTCCTCCATCACCTTCTGATCACCAGAGCATTTTGGTATCATTATCATCCCGGTGCATATGGAAGGGGACTGTTTGTGAGAGGTCCCATCTCTTTCGAATCAAATATTATGGCAGCTTTGACAAACCTCTTGGAAGGTTTTTACGGGACCATTTGTTTGATCAG AGTTACCAATGTCGTTCTTGTGGTATGCCATCAGAAGCCCATGTTCACTGCTATACTCATAGACAGGGTACCCTCACCATATCTGTTAAGAGGCTAGGAGAAATTCTCTTACCAGGTGAAAGGGAAGGAAAGATCTGGATGTGGCACAGATGCCTACGGTGTCCAAGGACCCATGGTTTTCCTCCAGCAACTCGGAGAGTAGTGATGTCTGATGCTGCCTGGGGTTTATCTTTTGGGAAATTTTTGGAGCTCAGCTTTTCAAACCATGCAGCTGCAAGCAGGGTGGCAAGTTGTGGCCATTCTTTACATAGAGATTGTCTTCGTTTCTATGG ATTTGGGAAAATGGTTGCTTGCTTTCGATATGCATCGATTGATGTTCATTCTGTCTACCTTCCACCACCCAAGCTAGACTTTAACTATGAAAATCAGGACTGGATACGAAAGGAAACAGATGAG GTGGTTGACCGTGCGGAGCTTCTGTTTTCTGAAGTACTTAATGCTCTTTGccaaatagaaaagaaaagatctgGTACGGGATCGCTTCATAGTGGCATGAAAACCCCTGGAAGCAAGCGCAGAATTGCAGAACTAGAAGGAATGTTACAAAAGGAGAAGGCAGAATTCGAG GAATCACTCCAAAAAACCTTGAACACAGAAACCAAAAAGGGGCCACCTGTTATTGACATTCTTGAGATCAATCGACTGCGGAGGCAGTTACTTTTTCAGTCTTATATGTGGGACTATCGCCTGATTTATGCCGTCAGTTTAGATAAGAGCAACCTTCAGGATGGTTTAAGCATCTCAAGTTCAGAACATGTGGAGAAACCCCTTGTTAGTAGTGATAAGCTCACGGAAGTGAATGTGGCCAACATGCCAGAGAAAGGCTTTTCTAGCTGTGACTCTCTTCCTGTGGAAGCAAAGCTTAACAAAGGCCCTGAGCAGAGAGGAGGATATAGTAGTGACACTAACCTGTCTGATGCAGTTCATCAAGAAAAAGACATGGGTCAAGATCAATCTGACCCTTTAAAGCCAGAACATGTTCATAGGACCCTCTCTGATGGGCAGTTCCCTATCATGGCAAATTTGTCAGATACCCTTGATGCTGCATGGATAGGTGAAAATCACACCGGAGTTGGAATACCAAAGGATAGTACCAGTACACTTCCTGATTTGGCTATGGCAGAAGCTTCAACCACCCCTGCAGTGGTGGATGGATTGAATTTAGAGAATCAACCAGAAGAGCAAAATGACACCAAGGTTGCCCTTGCTCTTTCACCTGTACTGTCCACCAAGAACCCAGATAGCATTGAAGACTCTGTAAGCTGGTTAGGAATGCCTTTCTTGAACTTCTACCGTTCGTTCAACAAGAATTTTTTAGCTAGCGCTCAGAAGCTTGATACACTGAGTGAGTATAATCCAATCTACACTTCATCCTTTCGGCAGTTGGAACTCCAAGGTGGGGCTAGGCTGCTTCTTCCTGTCGGTGTTAATGATACTGTCATTCCAGTATATGATGATGAACCAACAAGTGTTATATCTTATGCTTTAGTGTCACCAGAATATCATATTCAACTGGCTGATGAGGGTGAAAGGACAAAAGATGGTGCCGATTTAGTGGCTTCCTTTCCTCTTTCTGATTCAATGAATTCCCAATCGCTCTTTTCTGTTGATGACATAGTCTCTGAGTATCATAGAAGTCTTGGGTCTTCAGATGAAAGCATTTTATCCATGTCTGGATCTCGTAGCTCCCTGGCTTTAGACCCACTCTCATATACAAAGGCATTGCATGCCAGAGTTTCTTTTGGAGATGACGGCCCACTTGGTAAGGTGAAATATTCTGTGACTTGTTACTTCGCAAAGCGTTTTGAAGCCTTAAGGAAGATTTGTTGTCCTTCTGAGATTGATTTCATAAGGTCTCTTAGTCGCTGTAAAAAGTGGGGTGCTCAGGGTGGCAAGAGCAATGTCTTCTTTGCAAAAACCTTGGATGAGAGATTTATCATTAAACAAGTCACCAAGACAGAGTTGGAATCGTTTATAAAGTTTGCTCCTGGATATTTCAAGTACCTATCTGAATCAATTGACTCAGGAAGTCCAACATGCCTGGCAAAGATTCTGGGAATCTATCAG GTAACTTCTAAGCATGTTAAAGGAGGGAAAGAATCAAAGATGGATGTTCTAGTGATGGAGAATCTTCTGTTTGGAAGGAATGTAACACGGCTTTATGATCTTAAAGGATCTTCTCGATCTCGGTATAATCCTGATTCCAGTGGCAGCAACAAAGTTCTGTTGGATCAGAACTTGATTGAAGCAATGCCAACTGCCCCTATTTTTGTTGGAAACAAAGCAAAGCGATTGTTGGAAAGAGCTGTTTGGAATGATACCTCGTTTCTGGCA TCAATTGATGTAATGGATTACTCACTACTGGTTGGGGTGGATGAAGAGAAGCATGAGTTAGTTCTTGGGATCATTGATTTCATGAGGCAATATACATGGGACAAGCATCTCGAAACATGGGTAAAGGCTTCAGGCATCCTTGGTGGGTCAAAGAACTCTTCTCCAACTGTAATTTCCCCCAAGCAATACAAGAAAAGGTTCAGGAAAGCAATGACTACGTATTTTCTGATGGTCCCAGATCAATGGTCGCCACCATCTATTATTCCAAGCAAATCCCAGTCTGACTTATGTGAAGAGAACACACAAGGTGGGACCTCCGTTGGATGA